Proteins from a single region of Companilactobacillus farciminis KCTC 3681 = DSM 20184:
- the murD gene encoding UDP-N-acetylmuramoyl-L-alanine--D-glutamate ligase, with protein MKKSNYSNKKILVLGLAKSGYAVAKLLKKMGSDVTVVDSNPLEGNTEAKALIDEGFNVITGTNSADLIDDSYDYLVKNPGIFYSNELIQRAEELMIPVITEPEIAYSFSDATMIGVTGTNGKTTVTTLIQLMLKHSPKFENSYYAGNIGIPISDVIQKATAKDVVVTELSSFQLQGTIELHPHVAVLNNIYSTHLDFHKTRANYIKAKMHITKNQTKNDYFVINYNTEEWRDLAKQSDAQILPFSDNQTLDKGAFVKDDVIYCNGQAVMKTDEIKIPGEHNVQNALAAISVAKLYDVSNEDIIEVLSSFKGVKHRIQYVDTFGGHKFYNDSKATNVEATIVALTAFKQPITLIAGGLDRGNGFDELIPSLKGKVNNLVVYGQTADKVIESAQKADVSNIVKVNNLTEAVPEAYKQSDPEDVILLSPAAASWDQFHTFEERGDLFIKEVETLKGEVNDD; from the coding sequence ATGAAAAAGAGTAATTATTCAAATAAAAAGATCTTAGTATTAGGTTTAGCCAAGAGTGGTTACGCCGTAGCCAAATTATTGAAAAAGATGGGTTCAGATGTTACCGTTGTCGATTCTAATCCCCTTGAAGGCAACACTGAAGCCAAAGCTTTGATCGATGAAGGATTCAATGTGATCACGGGTACTAATAGTGCTGATTTAATTGATGATTCATACGATTATTTGGTAAAAAATCCCGGAATTTTCTATTCCAATGAGTTGATTCAAAGAGCTGAGGAGTTGATGATTCCAGTTATTACTGAACCAGAAATTGCTTATAGCTTTAGCGATGCTACAATGATTGGCGTTACTGGAACTAATGGTAAAACTACTGTAACAACTTTGATTCAATTGATGCTCAAGCACTCACCAAAATTCGAAAATTCTTATTATGCTGGAAACATCGGTATTCCTATCTCTGATGTCATTCAAAAGGCTACAGCTAAGGATGTCGTTGTGACTGAGCTTTCAAGCTTTCAACTGCAAGGAACGATTGAATTACATCCGCATGTAGCAGTTTTAAATAACATCTATTCAACTCATTTGGATTTTCATAAGACTCGTGCAAATTACATTAAGGCTAAGATGCACATTACTAAGAACCAAACTAAGAATGATTACTTCGTAATTAATTACAATACAGAAGAATGGCGTGATTTAGCTAAGCAATCCGATGCTCAAATTTTGCCATTTTCTGACAACCAGACTTTAGATAAAGGTGCCTTCGTAAAGGATGATGTCATTTATTGCAATGGCCAAGCAGTTATGAAGACCGATGAAATTAAGATTCCTGGTGAACACAATGTTCAGAATGCCTTGGCAGCTATTAGCGTTGCTAAGTTGTATGATGTAAGTAACGAAGATATTATTGAAGTTCTATCTTCATTCAAAGGTGTTAAGCATCGTATCCAATATGTCGATACTTTTGGTGGACATAAATTTTATAATGATTCCAAAGCAACTAATGTAGAAGCTACTATCGTCGCCTTGACGGCCTTTAAACAGCCAATCACTTTGATTGCCGGTGGTCTGGATCGTGGAAATGGATTCGACGAACTCATTCCATCATTGAAAGGAAAAGTTAATAATTTGGTAGTTTATGGTCAAACTGCAGATAAAGTGATCGAATCGGCTCAAAAAGCTGACGTAAGCAACATTGTTAAAGTTAATAATTTGACTGAAGCGGTTCCTGAAGCATACAAGCAAAGCGACCCAGAAGATGTCATCTTGCTTTCACCAGCTGCAGCTAGTTGGGATCAATTCCACACCTTTGAAGAACGTGGTGACCTATTTATTAAAGAGGTCGAAACTTTAAAGGGAGAAGTTAACGATGACTAA
- the mraY gene encoding phospho-N-acetylmuramoyl-pentapeptide-transferase: protein MEISHIIFDIVSSFAIVAILMPFLIGYLIRHKEGQSIREEGPKWHAKKSGTPTMGGLLVILATLITNIWVGLWQGQLDRSLLITTFVIVLYGCIGFIDDFIKVFKKRNLGLRAYQKALLQVIVGIIFLYVYNDDQLPMNFTIPGILSIDSVVIFVLFTLFWLVGFSNATNLTDGLDGLLGGLGTISYFTYGIISLNQNKPDLAIVCFSVVGALLAFLLYNHKPAKIFMGDVGSLALGAGLAAISILLGRYWSLLLIGLVYVIETASVMLQVFSFKVFHRRIFKMTPIHHHFEMMGWSEWKIDIVFWIFGAICSAIYLILFV from the coding sequence ATGGAAATTAGTCATATTATTTTCGATATAGTTAGCTCGTTTGCTATCGTTGCAATTTTGATGCCATTTTTAATTGGCTATCTGATTAGACATAAAGAAGGGCAATCGATTCGTGAAGAAGGTCCAAAATGGCACGCTAAAAAGTCCGGAACGCCTACTATGGGTGGTTTATTAGTAATTTTAGCTACTTTGATCACCAATATTTGGGTCGGACTTTGGCAAGGCCAGTTGGATCGCTCACTATTGATTACAACGTTTGTCATCGTGTTATACGGGTGTATTGGTTTCATTGATGATTTCATCAAGGTTTTCAAAAAGAGAAACCTAGGTTTACGTGCCTATCAAAAAGCTTTGTTGCAAGTAATCGTAGGAATTATTTTCTTGTACGTTTATAACGACGATCAATTACCTATGAATTTCACTATTCCTGGGATCTTGTCGATCGATTCAGTAGTGATTTTCGTATTGTTCACACTATTTTGGTTGGTTGGTTTTTCAAATGCCACTAACTTAACTGATGGTTTGGATGGTTTACTAGGTGGTTTAGGAACAATTTCTTATTTCACTTACGGAATTATTTCTTTGAACCAAAACAAACCAGATTTAGCTATCGTCTGTTTTTCAGTCGTTGGTGCACTTTTGGCTTTCTTGCTATACAACCACAAGCCTGCCAAAATTTTTATGGGTGATGTTGGTTCATTAGCTCTTGGTGCTGGATTAGCAGCTATTTCAATTTTATTAGGCCGTTACTGGTCACTATTATTGATCGGTTTGGTTTATGTAATTGAAACCGCTAGTGTTATGCTACAAGTCTTTTCATTCAAAGTGTTCCATCGCCGTATTTTCAAGATGACGCCAATTCACCACCATTTTGAAATGATGGGTTGGAGTGAATGGAAAATCGATATTGTTTTTTGGATTTTTGGAGCCATCTGTTCTGCAATTTATTTAATTTTATTCGTATAG